Proteins encoded within one genomic window of Deltaproteobacteria bacterium:
- a CDS encoding peptidoglycan DD-metalloendopeptidase family protein, producing the protein MKVLLFVPIIAVLLSCPSWGKGVKELEKTIQKKKGDLTEVQKQLQEKKKKARKKWWEERKITDALDEIGRRLNRKKRELRKLNTEMKVLGKKVAQHEGEIARLERLLAALEERFTSRVRAMYKLHRVGVVRVLFSAEGYSDALRRYKLFRLIVESDLRLLQAYQRAIGEREGRKKELIQERGDLLRKKREIEAKKKEIEREKRKRSKMLAAVKAERRAYQKAIAELKESEKDLRSLIEKLKLKAASLKGAGFKALRGKLLPPVRGIPFSPQGRKKGIGIKAPEGAEIQAVFNGKVAYASWFKGYGNLMIIDHGDGYYTISAHASRLLKKVGEEVKMGEVVALVGSTGSIEGPMLYFEIRHHGRSEDPLKWLAFSHKGRSKKK; encoded by the coding sequence ATGAAGGTCCTTCTTTTTGTGCCCATCATCGCTGTGCTCCTCTCCTGCCCTTCTTGGGGCAAAGGGGTGAAGGAGCTGGAAAAGACCATCCAGAAGAAAAAGGGAGATCTTACGGAGGTCCAAAAACAGCTACAAGAAAAGAAGAAGAAGGCCCGTAAGAAGTGGTGGGAGGAAAGGAAGATCACAGATGCCCTCGATGAGATCGGGCGCAGGCTGAATCGTAAGAAGAGAGAGCTCAGAAAACTGAACACAGAGATGAAGGTGCTGGGGAAAAAGGTGGCCCAACATGAAGGTGAGATAGCGAGATTGGAAAGACTCCTGGCGGCCTTGGAAGAGAGATTTACATCCAGGGTGAGGGCCATGTATAAACTCCATCGGGTGGGTGTGGTGAGGGTTCTCTTCTCTGCTGAGGGTTACAGCGACGCCCTGAGAAGGTATAAGCTCTTTCGCCTGATCGTGGAGAGTGATCTGCGACTTCTGCAGGCATATCAGAGGGCCATCGGAGAGAGGGAAGGAAGAAAGAAGGAATTGATACAGGAAAGGGGGGACCTGCTGAGGAAAAAGAGGGAGATAGAGGCCAAAAAAAAGGAAATAGAGAGGGAAAAGCGGAAAAGGTCCAAAATGTTGGCCGCCGTAAAGGCCGAAAGGCGGGCCTATCAGAAGGCCATTGCTGAGTTGAAGGAAAGTGAGAAGGACCTGCGCTCCCTGATCGAAAAGTTGAAGCTAAAGGCCGCCTCCTTAAAAGGGGCTGGTTTTAAGGCCCTGCGGGGAAAGCTTCTCCCCCCTGTTAGAGGAATCCCCTTTTCCCCGCAGGGAAGGAAAAAGGGAATAGGGATCAAGGCCCCGGAGGGAGCGGAGATACAGGCGGTCTTCAACGGTAAGGTAGCCTATGCCTCTTGGTTCAAGGGATATGGGAATCTGATGATCATCGACCATGGAGATGGGTACTACACCATTTCTGCCCATGCCTCTCGCCTTCTGAAGAAGGTGGGGGAGGAGGTAAAGATGGGCGAGGTGGTGGCCTTGGTGGGGAGCACAGGATCCATAGAAGGCCCCATGCTCTATTTTGAGATCAGACACCACGGCAGGTCTGAGGATCCTTTAAAGTGGCTGGCCTTCTCCCACAAGGGGAGGTCAAAGAAGAAATGA
- a CDS encoding S41 family peptidase — MFKNKKIGWLILLCFVFGLLVGGLYVHKVSALSNKTYEMLRIFTEVLEIVKKNYVEEVKTEDLISGAIEGMLNSLDPHSAYLTPDMYRELQLETKGSFGGLGIEIAVKDRILTVIAPIEDTPAHRAGIKAGDKILKIEGHSTKGLSLMECVKRLRGPKGTQVTITIMREGFTKPKDFTIMRDIIKIKSVKFKTLEKGYGYLRILQFQEQTTADVRKALEALKKENPEGINGMILDLRNNPGGLLDQAVEVADFFLDQGVIVTIKGRGDPEKMVFKAHKEGTLPPWPVVVLVNQGSASASEIVAGALQDYGRAVILGTKTFGKGSVQTIIPLGDSSGIRLTTALYYTPSNRSIQDKGIQPDIPLAKEVSHGEIKKERKEDHQLNRALEHLKGLRIFQKFLGSAVR, encoded by the coding sequence ATGTTCAAGAACAAAAAGATAGGTTGGTTGATACTCCTCTGCTTTGTATTCGGCCTTCTTGTAGGTGGCCTCTATGTCCACAAGGTCTCGGCCTTGTCCAACAAGACCTACGAAATGCTGAGGATCTTCACCGAGGTCTTGGAGATCGTCAAGAAGAACTACGTGGAGGAGGTAAAGACAGAAGACCTCATCAGTGGAGCGATAGAGGGGATGCTGAACAGCCTCGATCCCCACTCCGCCTACCTCACCCCTGATATGTACCGGGAACTCCAATTGGAGACAAAAGGGAGCTTTGGGGGGTTGGGAATAGAGATCGCCGTAAAGGATAGGATCCTGACGGTCATCGCCCCTATTGAGGACACCCCAGCCCACCGGGCGGGGATTAAGGCAGGGGATAAGATCTTGAAGATAGAGGGGCACTCGACCAAGGGGTTGAGCCTTATGGAGTGTGTGAAGAGGCTGAGGGGTCCCAAGGGGACCCAGGTTACCATCACCATTATGCGAGAGGGGTTCACTAAGCCCAAAGATTTCACCATCATGAGGGATATCATCAAGATCAAGAGTGTAAAGTTCAAGACCTTGGAGAAGGGATATGGGTACCTCCGGATATTGCAGTTTCAGGAACAGACCACTGCTGATGTCAGAAAGGCCCTGGAGGCCTTGAAAAAGGAAAACCCAGAGGGGATAAACGGTATGATCCTGGATCTGAGGAACAACCCCGGAGGTCTTCTGGATCAGGCGGTGGAAGTGGCAGATTTCTTTCTGGACCAAGGGGTGATCGTCACCATCAAGGGGCGAGGAGACCCGGAGAAGATGGTCTTTAAGGCCCACAAGGAGGGGACCTTACCTCCTTGGCCAGTAGTCGTCCTGGTGAACCAAGGCAGTGCCAGCGCCTCGGAGATCGTGGCCGGGGCCCTCCAGGATTATGGGCGGGCGGTGATCTTGGGGACCAAGACCTTTGGCAAGGGCTCTGTGCAGACCATCATCCCTCTGGGAGACAGCTCTGGCATTAGGTTGACCACCGCCCTTTATTATACCCCCAGCAATCGTTCTATCCAAGATAAAGGGATCCAACCAGATATCCCCCTGGCCAAGGAGGTATCTCACGGGGAGATAAAAAAGGAACGCAAGGAAGATCACCAATTGAACAGGGCCTTGGAGCACCTTAAGGGGCTGAGGATCTTTCAGAAATTCCTCGGTTCTGCGGTGAGATAA